The genome window ACGATGAGACAGAAACCCTCCCTTATGCAATCCGACTAGTTTGTTCCATAGGCGCTGACGTCAGACAGTGCGCGGGCTGCCAAACCAAGTCTCGCTGGATTTGTTGCCGAACCGGAATCTCAAGTCCTTGCCGATGAGGGCAATCAGAACCGGCAAATTCTCCGTGATCAGACGGAGCTGACGCTCACTGTCTCGGGCCACCTTTTCGGCGAGCGCCTGCTCACCCATCCGGCGCTCGAGCGCTTGGTTGGCTTCGCGTAACTCGGCAGTACGCTCAACAACGAGCGCATCAGAAGTCTCCCGTGCCATCGCCACGCGATGAAATAGATCGGCATTCTCAAACCTGAGCCGCACCGAGTTAAACATCGACAAATACACATTGCGCCCGAAATACATCAGCATCGCCGCAAACAGCAGGACCATGCCGCCCATAACAATATAGGGCTGCTCTCCGATCACGAAAAATGCCGCCGCGCTCATCATGATCGCCGGCACGCAAAACCCATAAAATGCGGGCAGACAAAACGTCAGCCCCGCCATTGCACCAGCGCTCATGCCGCCTATGACGAAGGCCATAAATACCTGATGAATAATTGAATCCGATGCGAGGATGATAAATACCTCGCCCGATCCCCAGGCCACGCCCGCCAGTGTGATGACAGCTGTCGCCGTACGCCTCAGCCTTGCCGCCTCTTTATCCGTTAAATCTTTGTTACGCGGGCGAAGCGCTAATAACGAAAGCCGCAAAACCGAAAAGCAAACCAGGAAACCGCTCCAGGCGAGAAGCGGCACATGGGGGACGGAACTCCATACGACGCCAGCAACAAGGGCCGCATTAAGCGCGCTTACAAGGAGCGCCGCATAAATTTGCTTGTAAAATGTGCGATAAAGCTCCGCGTTACAGCGCAACGACAGATCCTGATCCGCCTGTTCTGCAAGGGCGAACCTGCTGTCCTCGCGAAGAGAGTTTTGATTGGCGGCGTTCATCTAAATCCGTCTCGACCAGACTTTTCTCTATAGAATAATGTTAAATCATCTTAGCCAATTTCGTACCGTGAAACTAACCTGGTGAGCGCGGCGCGAATATGTCAATCGGGACAGGAACTTAAATGATGAAGATCTATGACGACCATTTTGAATCTGAGTATAATCTACGAGCGCGCCACCCCGATTTCGAGACATATCTTAAGCGCTGGCAGAGCGAAAGCGAGCACGCCTGCAGCACTTTGCCCTGCAATCTCGATCAACGATATGGTGACGGGCCCAATATGTCGCTCGACGTATTTCCACAGCCCGGTGCATCCCATCCGATATTGCTGTTCATTCACGGCGGATATTGGCGCTCCCTGGACAAAGAATCATTTGCCTACCCGGCGATCGGTCTCAGCGAAGCGGGCGTCGTCTATATATCGATCAATTACGCGCTGGCGCCGACCGTCACACTCGATGAGATCACTGAGCAATGCCGCCAGGCGGTTACCTGGGTGCACCGAAACGCCGAGACCTTTGGCGGCGACCCCAACCGCATCCATATCAGTGGTCACTCCGCCGGCGGGCATCTGACGGCGATGATGCTGTCGACGGATTGGGCACAACGAGGTGAAGCGGAAATCAAGCTGGCCGGTGGAATTGCCATTAGCGGCCTGTTCGACCTCGTCCCGATCCTAGATACGAGCATCAATGACGAGGTCCAGCTCGATACGACCTCAGCGCAGCGCAATAGCCCGTCGGAGTTCCTGCCGTCGAACGGAGCGCCCTTTATCGCCGCTGTCGGGGCGAATGAAACGGATGAATTCCTACGCCAGTCCCGCGATTATGCCGCAGCGTGGAATGAACATAGTGGCGATGGACAGTATTTGCCGCTGGCAGGGTTTCATCATTTCGACGTGGTGTGCGAACTGGGCAGGGCGGGCAGCGAACTGAACGACGCTGTTCTGGCACAAATCGGCGCCTAGCCTATATTGCTATGGCCAGCCGACACGGTCCGCGATACGAACGGCCTCGGCGTTGTATTTTCCGAGCAAGGACAAATCCAAATCATCGGCTTTGAAGGCACCCCAGGAAGCAACCAGCGGAGCCGCGGCGAGACCATCGCGAATCGGGTACTCATAGACCGACTTGGCATATAGTTCTTGCGCCTCATCACCGACCAGAAATTCGATTAATTTTACGGCGTTCGTCAGGTTCTTGGCACTGGCCGTAACCGCCGCCCCGCTCACATTGACATGCGTGCCGACGCCGTCCTGGTTTGGCCAAATGATGGCGACGGCCGCCGCGACAGCCTGGTCCTCCGCATTCTCTGAACTTGCCAATTGCGCCAGATAATATGTGTTGGCTAAAGCGATGTCACATTCGCCCGAAGCCACTGCGCGAATTTGATCGCGATCTCCGCCGCCCGGTTTTCGTGCAAAATTTGACACCAGGGCCTCGGCCCAACTTTCCGCCGCGGCAATACCATGATGGGCGATCATCGAAGCAATATGAGATTGATTGTAGATGCTGCTCGAGGAGCGGACGCAAATTCGGTCGCGCCATTTTTCGTTGGTGAGCCCCTCATAATCTTTCAACTCCTGCGGATCCACACGACCAATTGCGTAAATAATCGGCCGAGCGCGGAGCGACAGGGCATACCAATATCCGTTGGGCTCTCGGTATTGGGCAGGAATGAGCGTATCCAATATATCCGAGTGTACGGACTGCAGCACATCAGCCTCGAGAGCACGGTACAGCCGACCGGCATCGGCCGTGAGCAGCACATCGGCTGGGCTGTTTTGGCCTTCGCTCTTCAAGCGTTCCAGGAGCACATCCTCTTTGCCGCTGACCAGCCTGACCTCAATCCCGGTCGCCTCGGTAAACCTGTCCAATAACGGACGTATCAAAACTTCCTGCCGGTACGAATATATATTTACAACGTTTTGGTCGGCCGCCCGCAGTGGCGGGCTTAGGCATACCAACAGCGCTATCAAGGCGGCAATACCAGCGAAAATCGACGGTCCGGACAATATGCCGCCTCTTTTGATTGGCTTGTTCCCACCGGGTAAGTATTTGAGACTACACACAATTAAGTAATTCATCTCGTGATCTTCACTTTCTCAATTTTGCTCTGACACTGACGACGATCAGCCGCCCAACTGCCTTTCATTTAACTCACTCAAAATACGAGTTCAAGTGATAATGATAATTATTCTCAACAAAACGCAAATCAGTTGGGGTGTCGCCATTCTGGTGGGGCCACCAATTTGGAACCCGTTTCCGGCGATGACACGGCTATATCTGATGAAACGGCTTGATCAATTAATTCCGCGCCGCCCGTAGAAATTCATACAGGACCGAGGACGCAAGCCACTATGGATCGCCCAACCCGGCACGTTCACTCAAATGAAATATGATGCCTAAATGAAATATGGCGCCGACAAAGGGTTCCCGGATTAATCCGAACGCACGATCTGATTGTGCAGTTCTCCGATGCTCTCGACGCGGCACACAACTTGATCACCGGCCTGCAAATATCCAGAAGCGCGCACCAGATCGGGCCGCTCGTAAGGCCGCCCACCAAGCTCCGGGTCCGCTGCCCAGGCCGTACCGCCCGGCGTGCCGGTCGAAATCACCCATCCGGGCTGCAAGGTCAAGAATGTCGAGAAAAAATGGATCAGTTCGGCCACGCCCCATATCATTTTCGCGGTCGAGTTATTTTGTCTTAGCTCGCCGTTCACCAAAGTAGAGAGCGCCAAATTTTGCGGATCTGAAATCTCATCGGCTGTGACAATCACCGGACCAAGCGGCGCACAGGTGTCAAAATTCTTGCCCGGCCCGAGGGCGTAATGACAGCTTCCATCGGGACGCATCTTCACCTGGCGGTCGCGGGCTGTGACGTCGTTCATAATCGTGTAGCCAAAAATATGCTCCGCCGCTTTCGCCTCGGCGATATGCCGGCCGGCCTTGCCAATCACGATTGCGAGCTCGGTTTCGTAATCGAGTTTTTGCGTCACCGCAGTATCCCACACAATATTGTCACCTGGTCCGATCACGCCGGTAGCAGGAATCTTGATAAAAAATTCGGGTTCCTTCGCGGTAACCTCCGGTTTTTCTTCGCGGTGGTCCCAATAATTCTCACCGCTGCACAGAATGATGCCGGGAAGTATTGGCGCCAGAAGCCGGGTTTTGCCGAGCGGCATACGATCACCAGTCGTCTGCGCGATCTTCTGTAATAACTTTCCGGCGGCCGGCCCGGCTTCGATCAAACCGGTCATATCGGAAAACCACTTGTAGGCATCCGCCGGCATATTGCCCATAACTTCAGCCGCATCGAGAATATCGATCAGGTCCTCGCCCGCCACCATGGCGAGGCGGGCCTCCCCTGCCCGTTCGTAACGTGCCAATCTCATCTTACTGTCCGTCTTCCAATTTCATTTGCCGTAGCAACGCATGAGTCAAGGTGCTGTGCGGATCTTTCAATTGATGGGCCATGGTGAAGTGATTGTGACCCGGCAATCTCACATGTTCGTAGGGATAACTGAGCGCCCGCCAAGCTTTTTCCATCGCCTTTGCCTGGCGCGCATATTCGTCTGATTCGATATCGCCGGATACCACCATGAGCGGCAGAGAGACCGGATAAATCTGATGAAGCGGAGCGTTGCGCAGAGCAACATCTTCATCCATTCCGACTTTATCGTTGAGATAGCAAAGGCGGATGGGCTCCATATCATAAATTCCAGAAATAGAAGCGCCGCCTTTCACCAGCCCGGCAGGCAGTCCGTCCCCGAATGCCGGCCAATCAGTAGCCATAAGCATCAGCGAAAGATGCCCTCCGGCCGACTGACCGACGGTGTAGATGCGATCCCGGTCAACCCCGAACTCGCCGGCGTTGCGCCATAACCATGCAACGGCTGCGCGGTTCTGGCGCACAATCTCGTCCATGCCGTAGTCCGGCGCGAGGCCGTAATTAATGACTACAGTGGTTACGCCGTTGGGGCGCAATCCTTCGGCAACGAAGCTATCGTGATCTTTGTCGAGCGAATACCAATAGCCACCATGCACCATGACCTGGACCGGCGCGTTGTCTTCCGCGGCCGGAAATATATCGAGCGTCTCACAGGGCAAATCGCCATACGAAACATCTAAATGTGCTGGCAAGTTTTGTCGCGTGGTCTCGCTCCATGCGGCCCAATCGTCGAAATAGCCGGCGAACTCTGGATACCGCACCCGATTGTTATATTGTGCGTCCAATTCCTCCTGGCTGTAATCGCGGTAGATAATTTTCTTGCTCAACTTGCTGCTCCCGCTTTCATTTCGCCTTTCCGCCAGGCGCGAATGTATTTTTTACAATGTTCGTCCTTGCCGAGCAGCATGTCTTCGGCCAGGCGATAACCCAGCGATTCCCGATCCATGGCGAAGATTTCGTTCGGCGAGGAAAGTACAGGGTCGATGATGCCGCCATCGGCGCCGGCGGCCACTGCCAAAATTACGAACGTATCATTGACCACCTTGCGACCCGGAATGCCGAACGACACATTGCTCATGCCGCCTGTAATATGAATTTCAGGACCATATTTGGCCCGCAGTTCACGAATGGCATCGAGACAATGCAGGCCGAACTCCTTATCAACAGAAATCGGAAAGACTAGTGGGTCGATATGAATGTCACCACGTGCGATGCCCTTGTCCAGCGCTGCGTCAACCATGCGAGACGCATTGGCGACGCGCTCCGCAGTGTTCGAGGGCATGCCTCTCTCGCCGGCTGCTGTGACGACAACTTGGGCATTATGGGTGACGGCTAAATCAAGCGCCTCAAGTCGCTCCAGGGAGGCGGAATTGAGCATGGGGCGACCACCAATATTTTGACACGCCTCTAAGCCAACCCGAATTGTATCTGCGTTTGATGAATCAATAGACAAAGGCAGATTGCTCATTGTCTGCACAGTGCCGACGAGCCATTGCATTGCGGCCTTCTGTTCGTTCGGTTTGAGCGAATATTCATCGACGTTGATGTCAAGGAATGCAGCGCCGGCCTGCTCCTGGTGATGCGCCAATGCGCGCAAATAGGCGAGGCCGCTCTCCGCTTCCTCACCCTTGTCCGACATCGCGGCGGCGAGAGCGATTTTCACATGCTTAACCCGGCCCTCGTCATAATCCTGAGTGCTTTTGACTGAATCGGGAATAGATAATTGCCGAGACGTACCATCCGCGGCCTCATAAAGAATGGCTACCTGACCGTCCTCCATGGCAATTCGTTTGCCCTTGCGCAGCAATACCCGCGTGGTGTGGATATTCTCGCCAACGGCTATATAATTTCCGGGATTGTTTTGGATAGAATCCACGCTGTTTTCCCTATTGTTATTGGTTCAGCCGCTTCGGCATCGGCTTAAACTGGCAGCCATCGACAAAAAGCTCAAAGAAATCGTCGCTTGTTTCTAGTTCGACATGCTCGATTTGTAGAACCAGTTGTTCGAGTGCCTGCCTTTTCTTGCGCGATACAAGAACGTCACGCGCCCCGCTGAGAGATGTATTGCCGGCACGTACAACCCGCGTTTCGGAAACCGGCGCCAACAATCCAATCTCAACGGCGCTGGCAACGTCGACATGGTGAGCAAAACCGCCGGCGAGATAAAGCTTGTCTATGTCCTCCGGATTGATACCGAGCGTTCGCAAAACAATCAATTGGCCGCAGTAATTCGCCGCCTTGGCTTGGCCCAAATTGCTTGCGTCTTCCTTCGAAAAGCTGATGCCGTATTCCGGAAATAGCACAAGCTCGAATTGCCGTTTATCGGCAGTGAAAACACCCTTGGCAGTTAGCATGTCATGGCGCCGAAGCTCCGCCAAAAGATCTATCAAGCCGGAACCACAGAGACCGACCGGCGCAATGTCACCGATGGTTTCGTAGTTCATTCCGCCGCCATTCGCATCTATGCGAAATTTTTCGATAGCGCCGTCATAAGCCGGCATGCCGTATTTCACCAGCCCGCCCTCAAAAGCCGGACCGGCAGGGCATGATGCCACCATCATGCGGCCGCGGTGGCGGACGAATACTTCCGTGTTGGTGCCCATATCCACAAGCATGATGGATTCAGCGCCCTCGGCGGTGATATCCAGCGCCGCGAGACCCGCAGCGAGATCACCGCCGACATGGCAAGACACAAGCGGCATGCCGTATACAGGCGCGCGCGGATTGGCCAACAAGCCAAGCTTGCGCGCACGCTCTGTCAACGCCGTGCCGGATCTCCTGCCGGCCGAAAACTCATGCTCGACAAGAGATTTATAAGGTCTTTGTCCAATCGATTGGACATCGAGTTTAAACAAAATATCGCGCATTGTCGTGTTGGCAGCAACGACGACCTCGTAAATCTCGTGACGCGAGAATTTGAGTGCGCTGCAGAAATCCATGATTTCGCGATTAATTGCGGCGACGACGGATTGTTGCAGTTCGCCATTTCCGGCGGCACCGTCATAGGAAATGCGGTTCATCACATCGCTGCCGCCAAAGCGCTGCGGATTCTCAAAGCTGCAGCTGCGCACCCCTTCCCCAGTCCGTAAATCGACCAGTTCCATGGCAACCGTTGTAGTACCGAGGTCAATCGCGAGGCCAAATTGATGGCCGCGATCGGTGCCCAGTTCTTCGTCGTCGTAATATACCTTGCCACTATCGACCCGCACGGGGGTATCAAGAACCAACCCGCTCTTGGGCGGATTGGAAGTAAGAATGCGAGGGCGGCGGCGCAGCGCGGCGAACTCGATATCGCACTCGTCCGAGATCACTGTGGCCTGACAGGCAAGGCGAAAATCGCCCCGCAGGAAGGATTCTGCTTCACTCGGACTTGAGAGTGCCGCCATGCCGCGGCGGATTTCGACTACGCATTCGTGGCAGCGGCCATTGCGCTGGCAGGAGGTTGGCACTTCGACGGAAAGCTCATCCGCATATTCGAATATCGTCTTGCCGGTGACGATTTTGCGCACAGCGCGATCGTGGGTGACGGTGCTCAATCCGCCTTCTTTCGCCGGGACTCACTTCTCCGCTGGGCCGCGCCCTCACGAATTTCTCTGACTTTCTTCTTCGCTCTTCCGTGCGCCAAGGGTTGGGATTCCCAGGCACTACGATAATCGAAAACTCCGTCATGACCGCATGGGTGCCGTTCGCCCTCAGCCGCCGGTGGTTTTTGGTTGCGGCAGCGAAACTCCGCTGTACAGAGGTCATGGCGATCACGGTAGGGACAGCGGGTCTGCGAAACGGTTTCCGCGTGCGATACCATCTCCGAAAACATTTCTGATATCCGCGCCATGCGCTTTTGAATTTCTTTGGGATCAATCTTAGACATGTGGCCCTGCGTCTCTCTAGAGTGCTTGCGCGGCCAATTTCTTTGCCAGGCTGACGCAGGAAAGCGCATCCTTGCCGTAACCGTCGGCGCCCATATCGTCCGCGAATTCTTGGGTGACGGGCGCGCCGCCCACCATGACCCACACATCGTCACGCACATCCGCATCGATCAGCGCTTCGATTGTCTTGCCCATGTTGGGCATGGTGGTCGTCAACAAGGCCGACATCCCGAGAATGGTAGCTTTATGCTCTTCAATGGCGTCGATAAATTCATCCTCGGAAGTATCTACGCCCAAATCCACAACTTCGAAGCCCGAACCGCGCAACATCATGATACAGAGATTTTTTCCGATATCATGTAAATCTCCTTTGACCGTACCCATAAGTACTTTAGCGATCGGTTTCACACCGGATTCAGAAAGGATGGGCTCGATATACTTCATGCCGGCCTTCATGGCGCGCGCGCAGGCCAAAACCTCCGGTACAAAAATCATGGCTTCGCGAAATTTGATACCGACGATTCCCATGCCGGCGATCAGGCCATCATCCATGACC of Pseudomonadota bacterium contains these proteins:
- a CDS encoding alpha/beta hydrolase, producing the protein MMKIYDDHFESEYNLRARHPDFETYLKRWQSESEHACSTLPCNLDQRYGDGPNMSLDVFPQPGASHPILLFIHGGYWRSLDKESFAYPAIGLSEAGVVYISINYALAPTVTLDEITEQCRQAVTWVHRNAETFGGDPNRIHISGHSAGGHLTAMMLSTDWAQRGEAEIKLAGGIAISGLFDLVPILDTSINDEVQLDTTSAQRNSPSEFLPSNGAPFIAAVGANETDEFLRQSRDYAAAWNEHSGDGQYLPLAGFHHFDVVCELGRAGSELNDAVLAQIGA
- a CDS encoding extracellular solute-binding protein, with product MIRPLLDRFTEATGIEVRLVSGKEDVLLERLKSEGQNSPADVLLTADAGRLYRALEADVLQSVHSDILDTLIPAQYREPNGYWYALSLRARPIIYAIGRVDPQELKDYEGLTNEKWRDRICVRSSSSIYNQSHIASMIAHHGIAAAESWAEALVSNFARKPGGGDRDQIRAVASGECDIALANTYYLAQLASSENAEDQAVAAAVAIIWPNQDGVGTHVNVSGAAVTASAKNLTNAVKLIEFLVGDEAQELYAKSVYEYPIRDGLAAAPLVASWGAFKADDLDLSLLGKYNAEAVRIADRVGWP
- a CDS encoding fumarylacetoacetate hydrolase family protein, yielding MRLARYERAGEARLAMVAGEDLIDILDAAEVMGNMPADAYKWFSDMTGLIEAGPAAGKLLQKIAQTTGDRMPLGKTRLLAPILPGIILCSGENYWDHREEKPEVTAKEPEFFIKIPATGVIGPGDNIVWDTAVTQKLDYETELAIVIGKAGRHIAEAKAAEHIFGYTIMNDVTARDRQVKMRPDGSCHYALGPGKNFDTCAPLGPVIVTADEISDPQNLALSTLVNGELRQNNSTAKMIWGVAELIHFFSTFLTLQPGWVISTGTPGGTAWAADPELGGRPYERPDLVRASGYLQAGDQVVCRVESIGELHNQIVRSD
- a CDS encoding alpha/beta hydrolase; its protein translation is MSKKIIYRDYSQEELDAQYNNRVRYPEFAGYFDDWAAWSETTRQNLPAHLDVSYGDLPCETLDIFPAAEDNAPVQVMVHGGYWYSLDKDHDSFVAEGLRPNGVTTVVINYGLAPDYGMDEIVRQNRAAVAWLWRNAGEFGVDRDRIYTVGQSAGGHLSLMLMATDWPAFGDGLPAGLVKGGASISGIYDMEPIRLCYLNDKVGMDEDVALRNAPLHQIYPVSLPLMVVSGDIESDEYARQAKAMEKAWRALSYPYEHVRLPGHNHFTMAHQLKDPHSTLTHALLRQMKLEDGQ
- a CDS encoding dihydropteroate synthase gives rise to the protein MDSIQNNPGNYIAVGENIHTTRVLLRKGKRIAMEDGQVAILYEAADGTSRQLSIPDSVKSTQDYDEGRVKHVKIALAAAMSDKGEEAESGLAYLRALAHHQEQAGAAFLDINVDEYSLKPNEQKAAMQWLVGTVQTMSNLPLSIDSSNADTIRVGLEACQNIGGRPMLNSASLERLEALDLAVTHNAQVVVTAAGERGMPSNTAERVANASRMVDAALDKGIARGDIHIDPLVFPISVDKEFGLHCLDAIRELRAKYGPEIHITGGMSNVSFGIPGRKVVNDTFVILAVAAGADGGIIDPVLSSPNEIFAMDRESLGYRLAEDMLLGKDEHCKKYIRAWRKGEMKAGAAS
- a CDS encoding ASKHA domain-containing protein, which translates into the protein MSTVTHDRAVRKIVTGKTIFEYADELSVEVPTSCQRNGRCHECVVEIRRGMAALSSPSEAESFLRGDFRLACQATVISDECDIEFAALRRRPRILTSNPPKSGLVLDTPVRVDSGKVYYDDEELGTDRGHQFGLAIDLGTTTVAMELVDLRTGEGVRSCSFENPQRFGGSDVMNRISYDGAAGNGELQQSVVAAINREIMDFCSALKFSRHEIYEVVVAANTTMRDILFKLDVQSIGQRPYKSLVEHEFSAGRRSGTALTERARKLGLLANPRAPVYGMPLVSCHVGGDLAAGLAALDITAEGAESIMLVDMGTNTEVFVRHRGRMMVASCPAGPAFEGGLVKYGMPAYDGAIEKFRIDANGGGMNYETIGDIAPVGLCGSGLIDLLAELRRHDMLTAKGVFTADKRQFELVLFPEYGISFSKEDASNLGQAKAANYCGQLIVLRTLGINPEDIDKLYLAGGFAHHVDVASAVEIGLLAPVSETRVVRAGNTSLSGARDVLVSRKKRQALEQLVLQIEHVELETSDDFFELFVDGCQFKPMPKRLNQ
- a CDS encoding corrinoid protein, with product MAELSDIENEFIRQEIEEYLERPEEIERNIELFARVRPAMQAIAAALIEGEDGEVDRLTQQALEDGVEALEVMDDGLIAGMGIVGIKFREAMIFVPEVLACARAMKAGMKYIEPILSESGVKPIAKVLMGTVKGDLHDIGKNLCIMMLRGSGFEVVDLGVDTSEDEFIDAIEEHKATILGMSALLTTTMPNMGKTIEALIDADVRDDVWVMVGGAPVTQEFADDMGADGYGKDALSCVSLAKKLAAQAL